A genomic region of Alnus glutinosa chromosome 11, dhAlnGlut1.1, whole genome shotgun sequence contains the following coding sequences:
- the LOC133882505 gene encoding non-specific lipid transfer protein GPI-anchored 31-like isoform X1 translates to MAAKLNLSVLLCLLAIWAVDYAQGASSPHAPAPSVDCSSLILNMADCLSFVTNGSTTTKPEGGCCVGLKTVLKADAACLCEAFKSSASLGVVLNVTKANTLPAACKVSAPAAANCALSLTPADAPVSGLSPKDSPASAAAPETQAGGNEGAPTPSPGVSGSSVLTTSAGFLLIVGLAVASFSSF, encoded by the exons ATGGCAGCAAAGTTGAACCTTTCTGTTCTTCTTTGCCTGTTGGCCATCTGGGCCGTTGATTATGCCCAAGGTGCGTCCTCACCCCACGCCCCTGCACCGTCCGTGGACTGTTCGAGCCTGATCCTGAACATGGCTGACTGCCTGTCCTTTGTCACCAACGGCAGCACCACCACCAAGCCAGAGGGTGGTTGCTGCGTTGGCCTCAAGACTGTGCTCAAGGCTGATGCCGCATGCCTCTGTGAGGCCTTCAAGAGCAGTGCTTCTCTCGGTGTCGTCTTGAATGTCACCAAGGCTAACACCCTCCCCGCCGCCTGCAAAGTCTCCGCTCCCGCCGCCGCTAACTGCGCAT tgTCTTTGACTCCTGCTGATGCTCCTG TTTCAGGTCTCTCACCGAAAGATTCTCCGGCTTCTGCTGCTGCCCCGGAGACGCAAGCAGGAGGGAATGAGGGAGCCCCAACTCCATCCCCAGGGGTCTCAGGTTCTTCAGTGCTCACCACTTCAGCCGGATTCCTACTTATTGTGGGCTTAGCGGTTGCTTCATTTTCTAGCTTCTGA
- the LOC133882505 gene encoding non-specific lipid transfer protein GPI-anchored 31-like isoform X2: protein MAAKLNLSVLLCLLAIWAVDYAQGASSPHAPAPSVDCSSLILNMADCLSFVTNGSTTTKPEGGCCVGLKTVLKADAACLCEAFKSSASLGVVLNVTKANTLPAACKVSAPAAANCALSLTPADAPGLSPKDSPASAAAPETQAGGNEGAPTPSPGVSGSSVLTTSAGFLLIVGLAVASFSSF from the exons ATGGCAGCAAAGTTGAACCTTTCTGTTCTTCTTTGCCTGTTGGCCATCTGGGCCGTTGATTATGCCCAAGGTGCGTCCTCACCCCACGCCCCTGCACCGTCCGTGGACTGTTCGAGCCTGATCCTGAACATGGCTGACTGCCTGTCCTTTGTCACCAACGGCAGCACCACCACCAAGCCAGAGGGTGGTTGCTGCGTTGGCCTCAAGACTGTGCTCAAGGCTGATGCCGCATGCCTCTGTGAGGCCTTCAAGAGCAGTGCTTCTCTCGGTGTCGTCTTGAATGTCACCAAGGCTAACACCCTCCCCGCCGCCTGCAAAGTCTCCGCTCCCGCCGCCGCTAACTGCGCAT tgTCTTTGACTCCTGCTGATGCTCCTG GTCTCTCACCGAAAGATTCTCCGGCTTCTGCTGCTGCCCCGGAGACGCAAGCAGGAGGGAATGAGGGAGCCCCAACTCCATCCCCAGGGGTCTCAGGTTCTTCAGTGCTCACCACTTCAGCCGGATTCCTACTTATTGTGGGCTTAGCGGTTGCTTCATTTTCTAGCTTCTGA
- the LOC133881414 gene encoding chaperone protein dnaJ 20, chloroplastic-like → MKEIKKAYRSMALRYHPDVCPPPMKEESTRIFVQLHAAYMTLSDPVLRREYDSQLGLGNFEKPLKMDCTTDHVTRSRWQEQILELKRRSSCRMAEKEGSWGSRIRAQNTGKN, encoded by the coding sequence ATGAAGGAGATAAAGAAGGCATATAGAAGTATGGCTCTTCGATATCACCCCGATGTTTGTCCTCCTCCCATGAAGGAAGAGTCCACCAGGATTTTTGTCCAGCTGCATGCGGCATACATGACGCTGTCGGACCCTGTGTTGCGCAGAGAGTATGACTCCCAATTGGGTTTGGGAAATTTCGAGAAACCATTGAAGATGGATTGTACTACCGATCATGTTACGAGAAGCAGGTGGCAAGAACAAATTCTTGAGTTGAAGAGGAGGTCCAGTTGCCGTATGGCTGAGAAGGAGGGGTCATGGGGGAGTAGAATAAGGGCCCAGAATACGGGGAAAAATTAG